A single Oryzias melastigma strain HK-1 linkage group LG24, ASM292280v2, whole genome shotgun sequence DNA region contains:
- the rhov gene encoding rho-related GTP-binding protein RhoV produces the protein MEHLLLPLSGGRVRINPHLSERHPRERSFSSETRGRVVRLWILERQSECDMPPHMDYFSHESRVPSDCVLTREDELDPGLISCMLVGDGAVGKTSMIISYISNGYPVEYQQTGFDVFSGQVQVDGSAVKVQLLDTAGQEEFDEFRALSYAHTDVFLLCFSMVNPTSFHNITKKWVPEIRAHNPSSPIILIGTQMDMMLDVNVLINLDQCHVKPVPSTRARSMADKIRATDYIECSSLTQKNLKEAFDAAIFAAMKNKARKNKKRRFSDRKTKAFSRCSWKKVFCFV, from the exons ATGGAGCACCTGCTCCTCCCGCTGTCAGGGGGGCGTGTCCGTATAAACCCTCACCTGTCTGAGCGTCATCCTCGTGAGCGCTCATTCAGCAGTGAGACGCGCGGCCGCGTCGTCAGGCTTTGGATCCTCGAGCGTCAGTCAGAGTGCGACATGCCCCCCCACATGGATTACTTTTCCCATGAGTCCCGAGTCCCTTCAGACTGCGTTCTGACCCGGGAGGACGAGCTGGACCCCGGGCTCATCAGCTGCATGCTGGTTGGAGACGGAGCCGTGGGGAAGACCAGCATGATCATCAGCTACATCTCCAACGGATACCCGGTGGAGTACCAGCAGACAGGCTTCGACGTGTTCTCTG GTCAGGTCCAGGTAGACGGATCTGCGGTTAAGGTCCAGCTTCTGGACACTGCTGGACAG GAAGAGTTTGATGAATTCAGGGCTCTCTCCTACGCCCACACAGACGTCTTCCTCCTGTGCTTCAGCATGGTCAACCCTACCTCATTTCACAACATCACCAAGAAATGGGTGCCGGAGATCCGAGCCCACAACCCATCCTCTCCCATCATTCTGATTGGGACTCAGATGGACATGATGCTTGACGTGAATGTCCTCATCAACTTGGACCAGTGCCACGTGAAGCCAGTCCCAAGCACTCGGGCGCGGAGCATGGCCGATAAAATACGGGCCACAGACTATATCGAGTGCTCATCCCTCACACAAAAGAACTTGAAGGAGGCGTTTGATGCAGCTATCTTTGCTGCAATGAAGAATAAAGCTCGTAAGAACAAGAAGAGGAGGTTTTCTGACAGGAAAACCAAAGCATTTTCCAGATGCAGCTGGAAGAAGGTCTTCTGCTTTGTCTGA